One genomic segment of Mangifera indica cultivar Alphonso chromosome 6, CATAS_Mindica_2.1, whole genome shotgun sequence includes these proteins:
- the LOC123218036 gene encoding uncharacterized protein LOC123218036 isoform X1, producing MSDLEVCPATGTSGIVLMENRLCTTASSFQSFPAVLNSISEQNWEIAERRTDEILCLIRPTLVSDNHRREVINYVHDLISTSLGCEVFPYGSVPLKTYLPDGDIDLTAISSPNAEETLVADVHAVLKAEELNMCSQFEVKDVHCIDAEVKLVKCLVQNIVVDISFNQLGGLCALCFLEQVDGLVGKNHLLKRSIILIKAWCYYESRILGAHHGLISTYALETLVLSIFHLFHSSLDGPLAVLYRFLDYFSKFDWENHCVSLNGPVCKSSLDVAASKVPERGVDNLLLSEEFLQECADKFSVPSRGPETNSRAFPQKHLNIIDALKENNNLGRSVNRGNFYRICSAFKYGAHKLGQILLLPQERLVNELNKFFANTLERHRNQYWADGQDFFSNDDNLSSTQCSETCIENMFLTSLTPGYSNKITRSRNDSRRDLLKVVPSAYKKKVDSSKVVPELNCTSDRNTVSGRHLAEAAGGGPIGILYSKNRNDLSSSLPLNSGIGVSLLGKSQIDNGSLPGRILSKSFQIDDMSFALCSESKENTLLTGSSFCLYGNHESIVPKYLSLSTPVSNVSANSSSPLREKKLKSILGSSESSNCLLDLSGNYESHLSSLLYGKCYYLSAAVLLCPGNSHQVQHMNLQETIWQSLPLEPEVYSKMSRNGRLGHQNHPSMPSNFVFSSGEKKKSGGIGTYFPNMNYLSNRDRLFSRRERFQARGSHGRLQRYRNGLVSDPMNMNLGGESQEEFPVLGNVKAKLSDSYQPHPSAWGASNANNFSHPLERPESGSHGRQLNVTPPKVRMQPDSDTSHCDSPSTLVVPKSQGPNLSIKSSQDRDREQSYHLKNEVDFPPLPLRRMVKI from the exons ATGAGTGATCTTGAAGTTTGTCCGGCGACAGGTACCAGCGGCATCGTTTTGATGGAAAATCGTCTTTGCACTACAGCGTCGTCTTTTCAGTCATTCCCTGCTGTTTTAAACTCAATTTCGGAACAAAATTGGGAAATTGCAGAACGAAGAACGGATGAAATTCTTTGTTTAATTCGACCGACTCTGGTTTCAGACAACCACAGAAGAGAAGTCATCAATTACGTTCATGATTTGATATCTACGTCTCTCGGTTGTGAG GTTTTCCCGTACGGTTCGGTACCGTTGAAGACGTATTTACCAGACGGAGATATTGATTTGACGGCTATTAGCAGCCCTAATGCTGAGGAGACTTTGGTGGCTGATGTTCATGCGGTCCTTAAAGCGGAAGAACTTAACATGTGTTCTCAGTTTGAAGTGAAGGATGTTCATTGCATTGATGCTGAG GTTAAGCTTGTGAAATGCCTTGTGCAAAATATTGTTGTAGACATATCCTTCAATCAGTTGGGAGGACTTTGTGCACTATGTTTCCTTGAACAG GTTGATGGACTTGTTGGCAAAAATCATCTCCTTAAGCGTAGCATTATTCTGATCAAAGCTTGGTGTTATTATGAAAGCCGAATTCTTGGTGCTCATCATGGTTTAATTTCAACTTATGCTTTAGAAACGTTGGTCCTGTCTATCTTCCATCTATTTCACTCTTCTTTAGATGGCCCTTTGGCA GTACTCTATCGATTTTTGGATTACTTCAGCAAATTTGATTGGGAGAATCACTGTGTCAGTTTAAATGGGCCAGTTTGCAAATCTTCCCTTGATGTAGCAG CATCCAAAGTACCAGAAAGAGGGGTGGACAATTTATTGCTAAGTGAAGAATTTCTGCAAGAATGTGCTGACAAGTTCTCTGTTCCATCAAGGGGGCCTGAGACAAATTCTAGGGCATTTCCTCAAAAGCATCTTAATATAATAGATGcattaaaagaaaacaacaatctTGGGCGGAGTGTCAATAGAG GTAATTTCTATAGAATTTGCAGTGCTTTTAAATATGGAGCTCATAAGCTGGGCCAAATTCTGTTGTTGCCACAAGAAAGATTAGTGAATGAACTCAACAAGTTCTTTGCAAACACTTTGGAGAGACATAGAAATCAATATTGGGCTGATGGTCAAGATTTTTTTAGCAATGATGACAATTTATCTTCAACTCAATGTTCTGAAACATGCattgaaaatatgtttttgacATCATTGACTCCTGGTTACAGCAATAAGATTACAAGATCCAGAAATGATTCAAGAAGAGATTTGTTGAAAGTGGTTCCCTCtgcttataaaaaaaaagtggatTCCTCTAAGGTTGTACCAGAACTGAATTGTACTTCAGATAGAAACACTGTTTCAGGGAGGCATCTAGCTGAGGCAGCTGGAGGTGGGCCAATTGGAATTTTGTACTCCAAAAATAGAAATGATTTATCAAGTTCTTTGCCTTTGAATAGTGGCATTGGCGTTTCACTTTTGGGGAAATCCCAAATTGACAATGGGAGTCTTCCTGGAAGAATATTGTCAAAATCTTTTCAAATTGATGATATGAGTTTTGCTCTATGTTCAGAATCCAAAGAGAACACTTTATTGACAGGCAGTTCATTCTGCTTGTATGGCAATCATGAGAGTATAGTCCCAAAATATTTGTCACTTTCGACCCCTGTTTCTAATGTCTCAGCTAATTCATCTTCTCCccttagagagaaaaaattgaaaagtatttTAGGGAGCTCCGAAAGTTCAAATTGCTTATTAGATCTCAGTGGCAACTATGAGAGCCACTTAAGTAGCTTGCTATATGGCAAATGTTACTATTTGTCTGCAGCTGTGTTGCTCTGTCCTGGCAATTCACATCAGGTACAGCATATGAATCTCCAGGAAACTATATGGCAATCTCTACCATTGGAGCCTGAGGTTTATTCCAAAATGAGCAGAAATGGTCGTTTGGGACATCAAAATCACCCTTCTAtgccatcaaactttgtttTCAGTTCAGGTGAAAAGAAAAAGTCAGGAGGAATAGGCACTTACTTTCCTAATATG AATTATCTTTCAAATAGGGATAGGCTGTTCTCACGGAGGGAAAGGTTTCAGGCTCGTGGGAGTCATGGTCGGTTGCAAAGATACAGAAATGGCTTGGTATCAGATCCTATGAACATGAATTTGGGTGGAGAATCTCAAGAAGAGTTCCCAGTTCTGGGCAATGTGAAGGCCAAACTCTCAGATTCTTACCAGCCTCACCCATCTGCTTGGGGTGCTTCTAATGCCAACAATTTCTCCCACCCATTAGAGAGACCTGAATCTGGGTCACATGGCCGTCAGCTTAATGTGACCCCACCCAAAGTGAGGATGCAACCAGATTCAGACACTTCTCACTGCGACTCTCCTTCAACCCTTGTGGTTCCTAAATCACAAGGGCCTAACTTGTCCATCAAAAGTAGTCAGGACAG GGATAGAGAGCAATCATATCATCTGAAAAATGAAGTTGATTTTCCTCCTCTTCCCCTCCGAAGAATGGTGAAAATATAG
- the LOC123218036 gene encoding uncharacterized protein LOC123218036 isoform X3, translated as MSDLEVCPATGTSGIVLMENRLCTTASSFQSFPAVLNSISEQNWEIAERRTDEILCLIRPTLVSDNHRREVINYVHDLISTSLGCEVFPYGSVPLKTYLPDGDIDLTAISSPNAEETLVADVHAVLKAEELNMCSQFEVKDVHCIDAEVKLVKCLVQNIVVDISFNQLGGLCALCFLEQVDGLVGKNHLLKRSIILIKAWCYYESRILGAHHGLISTYALETLVLSIFHLFHSSLDGPLAVLYRFLDYFSKFDWENHCVSLNGPVCKSSLDVAASKVPERGVDNLLLSEEFLQECADKFSVPSRGPETNSRAFPQKHLNIIDALKENNNLGRSVNRGNFYRICSAFKYGAHKLGQILLLPQERLVNELNKFFANTLERHRNQYWADGQDFFSNDDNLSSTQCSETCIENMFLTSLTPGYSNKITRSRNDSRRDLLKVVPSAYKKKVDSSKVVPELNCTSDRNTVSGRHLAEAAGGGPIGILYSKNRNDLSSSLPLNSGIGVSLLGKSQIDNGSLPGRILSKSFQIDDMSFALCSESKENTLLTGSSFCLYGNHESIVPKYLSLSTPVSNVSANSSSPLREKKLKSILGSSESSNCLLDLSGNYESHLSSLLYGKCYYLSAAVLLCPGNSHQVQHMNLQETIWQSLPLEPEVYSKMSRNGRLGHQNHPSMPSNFVFSSELSFK; from the exons ATGAGTGATCTTGAAGTTTGTCCGGCGACAGGTACCAGCGGCATCGTTTTGATGGAAAATCGTCTTTGCACTACAGCGTCGTCTTTTCAGTCATTCCCTGCTGTTTTAAACTCAATTTCGGAACAAAATTGGGAAATTGCAGAACGAAGAACGGATGAAATTCTTTGTTTAATTCGACCGACTCTGGTTTCAGACAACCACAGAAGAGAAGTCATCAATTACGTTCATGATTTGATATCTACGTCTCTCGGTTGTGAG GTTTTCCCGTACGGTTCGGTACCGTTGAAGACGTATTTACCAGACGGAGATATTGATTTGACGGCTATTAGCAGCCCTAATGCTGAGGAGACTTTGGTGGCTGATGTTCATGCGGTCCTTAAAGCGGAAGAACTTAACATGTGTTCTCAGTTTGAAGTGAAGGATGTTCATTGCATTGATGCTGAG GTTAAGCTTGTGAAATGCCTTGTGCAAAATATTGTTGTAGACATATCCTTCAATCAGTTGGGAGGACTTTGTGCACTATGTTTCCTTGAACAG GTTGATGGACTTGTTGGCAAAAATCATCTCCTTAAGCGTAGCATTATTCTGATCAAAGCTTGGTGTTATTATGAAAGCCGAATTCTTGGTGCTCATCATGGTTTAATTTCAACTTATGCTTTAGAAACGTTGGTCCTGTCTATCTTCCATCTATTTCACTCTTCTTTAGATGGCCCTTTGGCA GTACTCTATCGATTTTTGGATTACTTCAGCAAATTTGATTGGGAGAATCACTGTGTCAGTTTAAATGGGCCAGTTTGCAAATCTTCCCTTGATGTAGCAG CATCCAAAGTACCAGAAAGAGGGGTGGACAATTTATTGCTAAGTGAAGAATTTCTGCAAGAATGTGCTGACAAGTTCTCTGTTCCATCAAGGGGGCCTGAGACAAATTCTAGGGCATTTCCTCAAAAGCATCTTAATATAATAGATGcattaaaagaaaacaacaatctTGGGCGGAGTGTCAATAGAG GTAATTTCTATAGAATTTGCAGTGCTTTTAAATATGGAGCTCATAAGCTGGGCCAAATTCTGTTGTTGCCACAAGAAAGATTAGTGAATGAACTCAACAAGTTCTTTGCAAACACTTTGGAGAGACATAGAAATCAATATTGGGCTGATGGTCAAGATTTTTTTAGCAATGATGACAATTTATCTTCAACTCAATGTTCTGAAACATGCattgaaaatatgtttttgacATCATTGACTCCTGGTTACAGCAATAAGATTACAAGATCCAGAAATGATTCAAGAAGAGATTTGTTGAAAGTGGTTCCCTCtgcttataaaaaaaaagtggatTCCTCTAAGGTTGTACCAGAACTGAATTGTACTTCAGATAGAAACACTGTTTCAGGGAGGCATCTAGCTGAGGCAGCTGGAGGTGGGCCAATTGGAATTTTGTACTCCAAAAATAGAAATGATTTATCAAGTTCTTTGCCTTTGAATAGTGGCATTGGCGTTTCACTTTTGGGGAAATCCCAAATTGACAATGGGAGTCTTCCTGGAAGAATATTGTCAAAATCTTTTCAAATTGATGATATGAGTTTTGCTCTATGTTCAGAATCCAAAGAGAACACTTTATTGACAGGCAGTTCATTCTGCTTGTATGGCAATCATGAGAGTATAGTCCCAAAATATTTGTCACTTTCGACCCCTGTTTCTAATGTCTCAGCTAATTCATCTTCTCCccttagagagaaaaaattgaaaagtatttTAGGGAGCTCCGAAAGTTCAAATTGCTTATTAGATCTCAGTGGCAACTATGAGAGCCACTTAAGTAGCTTGCTATATGGCAAATGTTACTATTTGTCTGCAGCTGTGTTGCTCTGTCCTGGCAATTCACATCAGGTACAGCATATGAATCTCCAGGAAACTATATGGCAATCTCTACCATTGGAGCCTGAGGTTTATTCCAAAATGAGCAGAAATGGTCGTTTGGGACATCAAAATCACCCTTCTAtgccatcaaactttgtttTCAGTTCAG AATTATCTTTCAAATAG
- the LOC123218036 gene encoding uncharacterized protein LOC123218036 isoform X2 has product MENRLCTTASSFQSFPAVLNSISEQNWEIAERRTDEILCLIRPTLVSDNHRREVINYVHDLISTSLGCEVFPYGSVPLKTYLPDGDIDLTAISSPNAEETLVADVHAVLKAEELNMCSQFEVKDVHCIDAEVKLVKCLVQNIVVDISFNQLGGLCALCFLEQVDGLVGKNHLLKRSIILIKAWCYYESRILGAHHGLISTYALETLVLSIFHLFHSSLDGPLAVLYRFLDYFSKFDWENHCVSLNGPVCKSSLDVAASKVPERGVDNLLLSEEFLQECADKFSVPSRGPETNSRAFPQKHLNIIDALKENNNLGRSVNRGNFYRICSAFKYGAHKLGQILLLPQERLVNELNKFFANTLERHRNQYWADGQDFFSNDDNLSSTQCSETCIENMFLTSLTPGYSNKITRSRNDSRRDLLKVVPSAYKKKVDSSKVVPELNCTSDRNTVSGRHLAEAAGGGPIGILYSKNRNDLSSSLPLNSGIGVSLLGKSQIDNGSLPGRILSKSFQIDDMSFALCSESKENTLLTGSSFCLYGNHESIVPKYLSLSTPVSNVSANSSSPLREKKLKSILGSSESSNCLLDLSGNYESHLSSLLYGKCYYLSAAVLLCPGNSHQVQHMNLQETIWQSLPLEPEVYSKMSRNGRLGHQNHPSMPSNFVFSSGEKKKSGGIGTYFPNMNYLSNRDRLFSRRERFQARGSHGRLQRYRNGLVSDPMNMNLGGESQEEFPVLGNVKAKLSDSYQPHPSAWGASNANNFSHPLERPESGSHGRQLNVTPPKVRMQPDSDTSHCDSPSTLVVPKSQGPNLSIKSSQDRDREQSYHLKNEVDFPPLPLRRMVKI; this is encoded by the exons ATGGAAAATCGTCTTTGCACTACAGCGTCGTCTTTTCAGTCATTCCCTGCTGTTTTAAACTCAATTTCGGAACAAAATTGGGAAATTGCAGAACGAAGAACGGATGAAATTCTTTGTTTAATTCGACCGACTCTGGTTTCAGACAACCACAGAAGAGAAGTCATCAATTACGTTCATGATTTGATATCTACGTCTCTCGGTTGTGAG GTTTTCCCGTACGGTTCGGTACCGTTGAAGACGTATTTACCAGACGGAGATATTGATTTGACGGCTATTAGCAGCCCTAATGCTGAGGAGACTTTGGTGGCTGATGTTCATGCGGTCCTTAAAGCGGAAGAACTTAACATGTGTTCTCAGTTTGAAGTGAAGGATGTTCATTGCATTGATGCTGAG GTTAAGCTTGTGAAATGCCTTGTGCAAAATATTGTTGTAGACATATCCTTCAATCAGTTGGGAGGACTTTGTGCACTATGTTTCCTTGAACAG GTTGATGGACTTGTTGGCAAAAATCATCTCCTTAAGCGTAGCATTATTCTGATCAAAGCTTGGTGTTATTATGAAAGCCGAATTCTTGGTGCTCATCATGGTTTAATTTCAACTTATGCTTTAGAAACGTTGGTCCTGTCTATCTTCCATCTATTTCACTCTTCTTTAGATGGCCCTTTGGCA GTACTCTATCGATTTTTGGATTACTTCAGCAAATTTGATTGGGAGAATCACTGTGTCAGTTTAAATGGGCCAGTTTGCAAATCTTCCCTTGATGTAGCAG CATCCAAAGTACCAGAAAGAGGGGTGGACAATTTATTGCTAAGTGAAGAATTTCTGCAAGAATGTGCTGACAAGTTCTCTGTTCCATCAAGGGGGCCTGAGACAAATTCTAGGGCATTTCCTCAAAAGCATCTTAATATAATAGATGcattaaaagaaaacaacaatctTGGGCGGAGTGTCAATAGAG GTAATTTCTATAGAATTTGCAGTGCTTTTAAATATGGAGCTCATAAGCTGGGCCAAATTCTGTTGTTGCCACAAGAAAGATTAGTGAATGAACTCAACAAGTTCTTTGCAAACACTTTGGAGAGACATAGAAATCAATATTGGGCTGATGGTCAAGATTTTTTTAGCAATGATGACAATTTATCTTCAACTCAATGTTCTGAAACATGCattgaaaatatgtttttgacATCATTGACTCCTGGTTACAGCAATAAGATTACAAGATCCAGAAATGATTCAAGAAGAGATTTGTTGAAAGTGGTTCCCTCtgcttataaaaaaaaagtggatTCCTCTAAGGTTGTACCAGAACTGAATTGTACTTCAGATAGAAACACTGTTTCAGGGAGGCATCTAGCTGAGGCAGCTGGAGGTGGGCCAATTGGAATTTTGTACTCCAAAAATAGAAATGATTTATCAAGTTCTTTGCCTTTGAATAGTGGCATTGGCGTTTCACTTTTGGGGAAATCCCAAATTGACAATGGGAGTCTTCCTGGAAGAATATTGTCAAAATCTTTTCAAATTGATGATATGAGTTTTGCTCTATGTTCAGAATCCAAAGAGAACACTTTATTGACAGGCAGTTCATTCTGCTTGTATGGCAATCATGAGAGTATAGTCCCAAAATATTTGTCACTTTCGACCCCTGTTTCTAATGTCTCAGCTAATTCATCTTCTCCccttagagagaaaaaattgaaaagtatttTAGGGAGCTCCGAAAGTTCAAATTGCTTATTAGATCTCAGTGGCAACTATGAGAGCCACTTAAGTAGCTTGCTATATGGCAAATGTTACTATTTGTCTGCAGCTGTGTTGCTCTGTCCTGGCAATTCACATCAGGTACAGCATATGAATCTCCAGGAAACTATATGGCAATCTCTACCATTGGAGCCTGAGGTTTATTCCAAAATGAGCAGAAATGGTCGTTTGGGACATCAAAATCACCCTTCTAtgccatcaaactttgtttTCAGTTCAGGTGAAAAGAAAAAGTCAGGAGGAATAGGCACTTACTTTCCTAATATG AATTATCTTTCAAATAGGGATAGGCTGTTCTCACGGAGGGAAAGGTTTCAGGCTCGTGGGAGTCATGGTCGGTTGCAAAGATACAGAAATGGCTTGGTATCAGATCCTATGAACATGAATTTGGGTGGAGAATCTCAAGAAGAGTTCCCAGTTCTGGGCAATGTGAAGGCCAAACTCTCAGATTCTTACCAGCCTCACCCATCTGCTTGGGGTGCTTCTAATGCCAACAATTTCTCCCACCCATTAGAGAGACCTGAATCTGGGTCACATGGCCGTCAGCTTAATGTGACCCCACCCAAAGTGAGGATGCAACCAGATTCAGACACTTCTCACTGCGACTCTCCTTCAACCCTTGTGGTTCCTAAATCACAAGGGCCTAACTTGTCCATCAAAAGTAGTCAGGACAG GGATAGAGAGCAATCATATCATCTGAAAAATGAAGTTGATTTTCCTCCTCTTCCCCTCCGAAGAATGGTGAAAATATAG